In a genomic window of Rhododendron vialii isolate Sample 1 chromosome 12a, ASM3025357v1:
- the LOC131311936 gene encoding pre-mRNA-splicing factor ATP-dependent RNA helicase DEAH1 codes for MGSDLKAWVSDKLISLLGYSQPTVVQYVIGLSKTTSSPSDFVGKLVDIGLSASNETRAFAEEIYGKVPRKASGINAYQKQEREAALLVRKQKTYSLLEADDDDDHDVAGGSGNGSHISAASEVRKADDNHKKRFRKKTENQEDEDDEVVVNMEEKRRVKQRTIPDEDDDSESEEERLRDQRDREELERHLKDRDAAATRKLGEAKSTRREEEESVRRSNALEQDGTTTLRKVSRQEYLKKREEKIVNQLRDDIEDEQYLFDGVKLTEAEYRELRYKKEIYELVKKRSEDADNIDEYRMPEAYDQDGGVNQEKRFSVAMQRYRDSGAGDKMNPFAEQEAWEEHQIGKATLKYGSKDRKQKSDDFQFVFEDQIDFIKASVMDGVNFEDEVPAESLDKSMEKSAFEKLQEDRKTLPIYAYRDELLQAVDNHQVLVIVGETGSGKTTQIPQYLHESGYTKRGKIGCTQPRRVAAMSVAARVSQEMGVKLGHEVGYSIRFEDCTSEKTLLKYMTDGMLLREFLGEPDLAGYSVVMVDEAHERTLSTDILFGLVKDIARFRPDLKLLISSATLDAEKFSDYFDSAPIFKIPGRRFPVEVHYTKAPEADYLDAAIVTALQIHVTQQPGDGDILIFFTGQEEIETAEEILKHRTRGLGTKIPELIICPIYANLPTELQAKIFEPTPEGARKVVLATNIAETSLTIDGIKYVIDPGFCKMKSYNPRTGMESLLVTPISKASANQRAGRSGRTGPGKCFRLYTAYNYYSDLDDNTVPEIQRTNLANVVLTLKSLGIHDLLNFDFMDPPPAEALLKALELLFALGALNKLGELTKVGRRMAEFPLDPMLSKMIVASEKYQCSDEIISIAAMLSVGSSIFYRPKDKQVHADTARMNFHTGNVGDHIALLKIYSSWKETNYSTQWCYENYIQVRSMKRSRDIRDQLEGLLERVEIELMSNSNDLEPIKKAITAGFFPHSARMQKNGSYRTVKHPQTVYIHPTSGLAQVLPRWVIYHELVLTTKEYMRQVTELKPEWLVEIAPHYYQMKDVEDPGSKKMPRGAGRASQD; via the exons ATGGGGAGTGATTTGAAGGCATGGGTCTCAGACAAGTTGATATCACTCTTGGGATACTCGCAGCCTACAGTTGTGCAATATGTGATTGGCTTAT CAAAGACAACTTCGTCACCATCCGACTTTGTCGGTAAGCTTGTGGATATTGGGCTTTCAGCAAGTAATGAAACACGTGCCTTTGCAGAAGAGATCTATGGGAAGGTTCCACGTAAAGCTTCAGGGATTAAT GCCTATCAGAAACAAGAACGAGAGGCGGCATTACTGGTTAGGAAGCAGAAGACTTACTCTCTTTTGGAGGCCGATGACGATGATGACCATGATGTTGCAGGTGGCAGTGGTAATGGTTCTCATATTTCTGCTGCTTCTGAGGTCAGAAAAGCAGATGATAATCATAAGAAACGATTCAGGAAGAAGACTGAAAATCaggaagatgaagatgatgag GTTGTTGTAAACATGGAAGAAAAAAGACGAGTTAAGCAACGGACTATTCcagatgaagatgatgattctGAG TCGGAGGAAGAAAGATTGCGTGACCAAAGAGATAGGGAGGAGTTAGAGCGCCACCTCAAAGATCGGGATGCAGCAGCGACGAGAAAG cTAGGTGAGGCAAAATCAACAAGGAGGGAGGAAG AAGAATCAGTTCGGAGATCTAATGCTTTGGAGCAAGATGGCACGACTACTTTAAG AAAAGTTTCAAGGCAAGAGTATTTGAAGAAAAGGGAGGAAAAGATAGTAAATCAGCTCAG GGATGATATAGAGGATGAACAGTATCTTTTTGACGGAGTAAAATTGACTGAAGCAGAATATCGTGAGCTGAG ATACAAGAAAGAAATTTATGAGCTTGTTAAGAAGCGGTCTGAAGATGCTGATAACATAGATGAG TATAGAATGCCTGAAGCTTATGATCAGGATGGTGGTGTCAATCAAGAGAAGAGATTTTCTGTTGCTATGCAGCGTTACAG GGACTCGGGTGCTGGAGACAAAATGAACCCATTTGCAGAACAAGAAGCATGGGAGGAGCATCAGATTG GAAAAGCTACCCTTAAATATGGTTCAAAAGATAGGAAGCAAAAATCCGATGATTTTCA GTTTGTGTTCGAGGATCAGATTGATTTCATTAAGGCATCTGTGATGGATGGTGTCAAT TTTGAAGATGAGGTTCCTGCTGAGTCCCTTGACAAATCAATGGAGAAATCAGCATTTGAGAAACTTCAG GAGGACAGAAAAACTTTGCCTATTTATGCATATCGAGATGAGTTGCTTCAAGCTGTTGATAATCATCAG GTTCTTGTTATAGTTGGAGAGACGGGCTCTGGGAAAACCACGCAGATACCCCAGTATCTACATGAGTCTGGATACACGAAACGGGGAAAG ATTGGATGTACGCAGCCACGACGAGTTGCTGCTATGAGCGTTGCTGCTCGTGTTTCTCAAGAAATGGGTGTCAAACTCGGCCACGAG GTTGGTTACTCAATTCGTTTTGAAGATTGCACTTCAGAAAAGACACTTCTGAAGTATATGACTGATGGTATGCTACTGCGGGAGTTCCTTGGGGAACCTGATCTCGCAGGTTACAG TGTGGTGATGGTGGACGAGGCCCACGAAAGAACTCTCTCAACTgacattttgtttggtttagtcAAG GATATTGCCCGGTTTAGACCGGACCTCAAGTTGCTTATCTCAAGCGCAACTCTTGATGCAGAGAAGTTCAGTGATTATTTCGAttctgctccaatttttaagATCCCTGGTAGGCGGTTTCCAGTTGAGGTGCATTACACAAAAGCACCGGAAGCTGATTACTTGGATGCAGCTATCGTCACAGCTCTGCAAATCCATGTGACTCAGCAACCCGGCGATGGTGACATCCTGATCTTCTTCACTGGGCAGGAGGAGATTGAAACAGCAGAGGAGATATTAAAACACAGGACAAGAGGGCTTGGAACTAAAATTCCGGAGCTCATCATATGCCCTATCTACGCAAACCTTCCAACAGAGTTACAggcaaaaatatttgaacccaCTCCCGAAGGTGCACGTAAGGTTGTCCTTGCCACAAATATAGCAGAAACCTCACTAACAATCGATGGGATTAAGTACGTCATTGATCCAGGATTTTGCAAGATGAAATCATATAATCCACGAACAGGGATGGAGTCATTATTGGTCACTCCCATCTCCAAAGCATCTGCAAATCAGAGGGCTGGTCGATCTGGACGGACGGGTCCCGGGAAGTGCTTTCGATTATATACTGCTTACAACTATTACAGTGATTTGGATGACAATACTGTCCCTGAGATACAACGGACTAACCTCGCAAATGTTGTTCTCACTCTTAAGAGCCTTGGCATTCACGACCTgttgaattttgattttatgGACCCACCACCAGCTGAAGCTTTGCTAAAGGCCTTGGAATTGCTCTTTGCTTTGGGTGCATTGAATAAGTTGGGAGAACTGACGAAAGTAGGTAGAAGAATGGCGGAGTTCCCTCTTGATCCCATGTTATCTAAAATGATTGTTGCATCAGAGAAATACCAGTGCTCAGATGAAATCATATCCATTGCTGCTATGCTTTCTGTTGGAAGCTCAATCTTTTACCGCCCAAAGGACAAGCAAGTCCATGCGGACACTGCACGAATGAATTTTCACACAGGGAATGTTGGAGATCATATTGCGTTGCTTAAG ATCTACAGTTCCTGGAAAGAAACCAATTACTCAACTCAGTGGTGCTATGAGAATTACATCCAG GTTAGGAGTATGAAGCGCTCAAGAGACATAAGAGATCAATTGGAGGGCCTATTGGAGAGGGTTGAGATTGAACTGATGTCAAACTCTAATGATCTTGAACCAATAAAGAAGGCTATAACAGCAG GCTTTTTTCCTCATTCAGCAAGGATGCAGAAAAATGGTTCTTATCGGACAGTCAAACATCCCCAGACGGTGTATATTCACCCTACTTCTGGTTTAGCGCAG